A portion of the Pectobacterium brasiliense genome contains these proteins:
- a CDS encoding type III secretion system HrpP C-terminal domain-containing protein: MNNRQIASSESKATQNAQAVLHGKSSRADHSQPDPQHRDFWEAFTFSDGFEDAFYQDASFALAPGGSVNAPQPLQSEAPDSPQYVTPSQWQPLQCELIEAMDNICAPPFSFSLQLPQLGDIDARLAALVPRGWDISLRFSRESYHQLKDRREACRHSLSSALDCPINLRFDAREYER; encoded by the coding sequence ATGAATAACCGACAGATTGCGTCATCCGAGTCCAAGGCGACGCAGAATGCGCAGGCCGTGCTGCACGGCAAGTCCTCGCGCGCAGACCATTCGCAACCCGATCCACAGCATAGGGATTTCTGGGAAGCCTTCACGTTTTCGGACGGCTTTGAAGACGCGTTCTATCAGGACGCGTCTTTCGCCTTAGCGCCGGGCGGCTCCGTCAATGCCCCGCAGCCGTTGCAGAGTGAGGCACCGGACAGCCCACAATATGTGACACCGTCACAGTGGCAGCCGCTGCAATGTGAGCTGATTGAAGCGATGGACAACATCTGCGCCCCGCCGTTTTCCTTCAGTCTACAGCTGCCGCAGTTGGGCGATATTGATGCGCGGTTAGCCGCACTGGTGCCGCGCGGCTGGGATATTTCCCTGCGCTTCAGCCGGGAAAGCTACCACCAGTTAAAAGATCGGCGCGAAGCCTGCCGTCATTCGCTCTCCAGTGCGTTGGACTGCCCGATAAACCTGCGTTTTGACGCCAGAGAGTATGAGCGATGA
- the sctQ gene encoding type III secretion system cytoplasmic ring protein SctQ, with translation MSPNSPHIRQLTLPTLSAQHARIRSMLATGLVLPFTRDGLAGRLHLQLANARGQAEASFTAQASRWRSDIGNISLTDPFPVLSLLSDCPLLPLSEDDDAAQEWYWTLYNQSLNPVLRALVGEIYPLGRSQKEQDSAEQHDNDALLCAWLSVNWNGITVRSRMQATDAVWLTLFSRADWHRQRRALPAGMAIAIPLTLADAVLPLSALCRLHPGDLILPNRPWFTPSGEGTLSAGTLRLRGTLQLTELAPYTFTVTDMETVSMPPSATDTMFADPHSEVSALEFTSMRDNVTESLPPLPVTLHLRCGSLTMTLAELQHLASGSVLTLRDVVPGQAWLYHGDIALASGDLVDVEGRLGLQITQRFSSPTPILPIADEEHAAEPELAP, from the coding sequence ATGAGTCCAAATTCCCCACACATTCGACAGCTGACACTGCCGACCTTGAGCGCACAGCACGCCCGCATCCGCTCGATGCTGGCCACTGGACTCGTGCTGCCGTTTACCCGCGACGGACTGGCTGGCCGCCTGCACCTTCAGCTGGCGAACGCACGCGGACAGGCAGAGGCATCGTTCACCGCACAGGCCAGCCGTTGGCGTAGCGACATCGGCAATATCTCTCTGACCGATCCGTTTCCCGTGCTCAGCCTGCTGTCGGACTGCCCGCTGCTACCGCTCTCTGAAGACGATGACGCGGCACAGGAGTGGTACTGGACGCTCTACAACCAGTCGCTTAACCCCGTCCTGCGGGCGCTGGTCGGGGAAATTTACCCGCTGGGTCGTTCTCAGAAAGAGCAGGATTCAGCAGAGCAACACGACAACGATGCGCTACTCTGCGCCTGGCTCAGCGTGAACTGGAACGGCATAACCGTGCGCAGCCGGATGCAGGCCACTGACGCCGTCTGGCTGACGCTATTTTCCCGCGCAGACTGGCACCGCCAGCGTCGCGCACTACCCGCAGGAATGGCTATCGCTATTCCGCTCACGCTGGCTGATGCAGTGCTGCCGCTGTCCGCGTTATGTCGTTTGCATCCGGGCGATCTTATTCTGCCCAATCGCCCGTGGTTTACCCCCTCTGGTGAGGGGACGCTGTCAGCCGGCACGCTGCGACTGCGCGGCACGCTACAGCTAACGGAACTCGCCCCCTACACCTTTACCGTTACCGACATGGAGACTGTCTCAATGCCCCCGTCCGCTACCGACACGATGTTCGCCGATCCCCACTCAGAGGTCTCAGCCCTTGAATTCACATCAATGCGTGACAACGTCACTGAGAGCTTACCACCGCTACCGGTCACCTTACACCTTCGCTGCGGCAGCCTGACAATGACGCTGGCTGAATTGCAGCATCTTGCCAGCGGGAGCGTGCTGACGCTGCGCGACGTAGTGCCGGGACAAGCCTGGCTGTATCACGGCGATATCGCACTGGCGAGCGGCGATCTGGTCGATGTGGAAGGCCGGCTGGGGCTACAGATTACCCAGCGTTTTTCCTCGCCGACGCCAATACTGCCGATAGCGGATGAAGAACACGCCGCCGAACCGGAGCTGGCACCATGA
- the sctR gene encoding type III secretion system export apparatus subunit SctR encodes MTSGAFDPLMFALFLGALSLIPLMMIVCTCFLKIAIVLLITRNAIGVQQVPPNMALYGIALAATLFVMAPVFQDISKRVQEKPLDMTDITSLQASVTYGLEPLQTFMSRNVDPDILTHLHENSLQMWPASLSEKVNTQNLLLVIPAFVLSELQAGFKIGFLIYIPFIVIDLIVSNVLLALGMQMVAPMTLSLPLKLLLFVLVNGWTRLLDGLFYSYL; translated from the coding sequence ATGACCTCCGGCGCATTCGACCCCTTGATGTTTGCGCTCTTTCTGGGCGCACTCTCCCTGATTCCGTTGATGATGATTGTCTGCACCTGCTTTCTGAAGATTGCGATTGTGCTGCTGATCACCCGCAACGCCATCGGGGTACAGCAGGTGCCGCCCAATATGGCGCTGTACGGCATCGCACTCGCGGCGACGCTGTTTGTGATGGCACCGGTGTTTCAGGACATCAGCAAACGCGTGCAGGAAAAGCCGCTGGATATGACCGACATCACGTCGCTTCAGGCCAGCGTGACCTACGGACTGGAACCGCTGCAAACCTTTATGTCACGCAACGTTGACCCCGATATCCTCACCCACCTGCATGAGAACAGCCTGCAAATGTGGCCTGCGTCGCTATCCGAAAAGGTAAACACGCAAAATCTGCTGTTGGTAATTCCGGCTTTTGTGCTGTCGGAGCTACAGGCTGGGTTCAAAATCGGCTTCCTGATCTATATCCCATTTATCGTCATCGACCTCATCGTCTCCAACGTGCTGCTGGCGCTGGGGATGCAGATGGTCGCGCCGATGACGCTCTCGTTGCCGTTAAAGCTTCTGCTGTTCGTGCTGGTCAACGGCTGGACGCGGCTGCTGGACGGCCTGTTCTACAGCTACCTGTGA
- the sctS gene encoding type III secretion system export apparatus subunit SctS → MEIITLFRQAMVMVVLLSAPPLLVAVIVGVLISLLQAVMQLQDQTLPFAVKLISVGLALALCGRWIGVELMQLAITAFNMIAHTGV, encoded by the coding sequence ATGGAAATAATCACGCTTTTCCGTCAGGCCATGGTGATGGTCGTGCTGCTCTCTGCGCCGCCGCTGCTGGTTGCGGTGATTGTCGGCGTGCTGATTTCGCTGCTACAGGCGGTGATGCAGTTGCAGGATCAGACACTGCCTTTTGCCGTCAAACTGATTTCCGTCGGGCTGGCGCTGGCGCTCTGCGGACGCTGGATTGGCGTAGAGCTGATGCAGTTGGCTATCACCGCATTCAACATGATTGCGCACACCGGAGTATAA
- the sctT gene encoding type III secretion system export apparatus subunit SctT, protein MIATIQHVYDFIIAITLGIARLYPCFILVPVFSLNVLKGMTRNAVVISLTLLPAPIVQQQLLLTPLSWPMLPGLLLKEVIVGLLIALILAMPFWLFESVGALFDNQRGALMGGQLNPALGSDATPLGHLLKQTLILLLIIGIGLKGLTQLIWDSYHIWPVLSWLPAPGEQGFEVYLSLLADTFTHLVVYAGPLVALLLLLEFSIALLSLYSPQLQVFVLSIPAKCLVGMAFFIIYLPVLQYLGDHKLQGLPDLKHLLPLLFTTSNSG, encoded by the coding sequence ATGATCGCCACCATTCAGCACGTTTACGACTTTATCATTGCCATTACACTCGGCATCGCCCGACTGTATCCCTGCTTTATTTTGGTGCCGGTTTTTTCACTCAACGTGTTGAAAGGCATGACGCGCAACGCCGTGGTGATTTCCCTGACGCTGCTGCCCGCCCCCATCGTGCAGCAACAGCTTCTGCTGACGCCACTGTCCTGGCCGATGCTACCCGGCCTGTTGCTGAAAGAGGTTATTGTCGGGCTCCTCATCGCGTTGATTTTGGCAATGCCGTTCTGGCTGTTTGAATCTGTCGGTGCCCTGTTTGATAACCAGCGCGGTGCGCTCATGGGCGGTCAGCTCAACCCCGCGCTGGGCTCGGACGCCACGCCGCTCGGCCATCTGCTGAAACAGACGCTGATTCTGCTGTTGATTATCGGTATTGGCCTGAAAGGGCTGACGCAGCTGATTTGGGACAGCTACCACATCTGGCCGGTGCTGTCGTGGCTGCCCGCGCCGGGCGAGCAAGGCTTTGAGGTGTATCTCAGCTTGCTGGCCGACACCTTCACCCATCTTGTGGTGTACGCCGGGCCGCTGGTCGCGCTGCTGCTGCTGTTGGAGTTCAGCATTGCGCTACTCAGCCTGTATAGCCCGCAGCTCCAGGTATTCGTCCTGTCTATTCCGGCCAAATGTCTGGTGGGAATGGCATTTTTCATCATCTATCTGCCAGTGCTGCAATATTTAGGTGACCATAAACTTCAGGGGCTACCGGATCTCAAGCACCTGCTCCCACTGCTTTTTACGACATCAAACAGCGGATAA
- the sctU gene encoding type III secretion system export apparatus subunit SctU — MSEKTEEPTEKKLEDARRKGEVGQSQDVPKLLICIGLLECVLTLADSTMGKLQTLVQLPLQRLDAPFAQVAKEVFHDAAVLAGTLCLLAAAIAVLLRVVGGWLQYGPLFAPEALNLDLNRLNPINQFKQMFSMRKLVEMLTNILKAVVIGTVFYKVVVPELEALVELAYGDLHGFWQGVKALLTRIARTTLTALLVLSALDFGLQKYFFLKQQRMSHEDLRNEHKDSEGDPHMKGHRKSLAHELMNEPAAPRPKAKVEDADMLLVNPTHYAVGLYYRPGKTPLPRILFKGEDSAARELIAQAQKADIPVIRFIWLTRTLYRTTPEGHYIPRETLQAVAQVYRVLRQLEDEQKRDIIEME; from the coding sequence ATGAGCGAGAAAACGGAAGAACCCACAGAGAAAAAGCTCGAAGATGCACGCCGTAAAGGAGAAGTCGGGCAAAGTCAGGATGTGCCCAAGCTGCTGATCTGCATCGGCCTGCTGGAGTGCGTACTGACGCTGGCGGACAGCACGATGGGGAAACTGCAAACGCTGGTACAACTGCCGCTGCAACGGCTGGATGCCCCGTTTGCGCAGGTGGCGAAAGAGGTGTTCCACGATGCCGCCGTGCTGGCGGGCACGCTCTGCCTATTAGCCGCCGCGATTGCCGTGCTGCTGCGGGTAGTCGGCGGCTGGCTCCAGTATGGTCCGCTGTTTGCACCCGAAGCGCTGAACCTCGATCTCAACCGCCTGAACCCGATCAACCAGTTCAAGCAGATGTTTTCGATGCGCAAGCTGGTAGAAATGCTGACCAATATCCTGAAAGCCGTGGTGATCGGGACCGTCTTTTATAAAGTGGTGGTGCCGGAGCTGGAAGCGCTGGTCGAACTGGCCTATGGCGATCTACACGGCTTCTGGCAAGGGGTTAAAGCGCTGCTGACGCGCATTGCCCGCACCACGCTAACGGCACTGCTGGTGCTGTCCGCACTGGATTTTGGTCTGCAAAAGTATTTCTTTCTCAAGCAGCAGCGCATGAGCCACGAGGATTTACGCAACGAGCACAAGGATTCCGAAGGCGATCCGCATATGAAAGGTCACCGCAAATCGCTGGCGCATGAACTGATGAACGAACCTGCTGCGCCGCGCCCTAAAGCCAAGGTCGAAGACGCCGATATGCTGCTGGTTAACCCGACGCACTATGCGGTGGGACTCTACTATCGTCCCGGTAAAACGCCGCTGCCGCGCATTTTATTCAAGGGGGAAGACAGCGCGGCGCGGGAACTTATTGCGCAGGCGCAAAAAGCAGATATTCCGGTGATTCGCTTTATCTGGCTGACCCGCACGCTGTATCGCACCACGCCGGAAGGCCACTACATTCCGCGCGAAACGCTTCAGGCCGTGGCGCAGGTTTATCGCGTCCTGCGCCAGCTCGAAGACGAGCAAAAACGCGACATTATTGAGATGGAGTGA
- a CDS encoding LysR family transcriptional regulator — MHSSEIRYFLVVATTGSLSAASQHLFVAVSAISRQIQRLEERIGVPLFERHARGMVLNDAGRILENHVRKSMMDMDAAVAEIQGLKASRRALLRIGCTEGMAFDLLPTLFARFRQHDPDTTFALKVDSAMQVSQMIRNGEVDIALQFALAPEQGVNVELALPAPLMLLMSDDHPLAQQSIQLADLHPFPLALPESSTTLRQLFDLSCRMNGTFLEPTLCCNNFTTLYYYAMSTPGAVTACSFYSVMYKCLQEPMSLKPLNIKQLDQRSLQIQTLAGKAHAPQQQAFLDFMMAELRQGEAYYLSQIAES, encoded by the coding sequence ATGCACAGCTCCGAGATTCGTTATTTTCTAGTGGTTGCCACCACCGGTTCGCTCAGCGCCGCCAGTCAGCACCTGTTTGTGGCCGTTTCTGCGATCAGTCGCCAAATCCAGCGGCTGGAAGAACGCATCGGCGTGCCGCTGTTCGAGCGTCATGCGCGCGGTATGGTGTTAAACGATGCGGGACGCATTCTGGAAAATCACGTGCGTAAGAGCATGATGGATATGGATGCCGCCGTAGCAGAGATTCAGGGGCTGAAAGCCAGCCGGCGGGCGCTGCTACGCATCGGCTGCACGGAAGGGATGGCCTTTGATCTGCTGCCGACGCTATTTGCGCGTTTTCGCCAGCATGACCCGGATACCACCTTTGCGCTGAAAGTGGACTCGGCGATGCAGGTGTCCCAGATGATCCGCAATGGTGAAGTGGATATCGCGCTCCAGTTTGCGCTGGCACCTGAGCAGGGCGTGAATGTGGAACTGGCGTTGCCTGCGCCGCTGATGCTGCTGATGTCTGACGATCACCCGCTGGCGCAGCAGTCTATTCAACTGGCGGATTTGCATCCTTTCCCACTGGCCTTGCCGGAATCCTCGACCACGCTGCGGCAGCTGTTTGACCTCTCATGCCGCATGAACGGTACCTTTCTGGAACCGACGCTGTGCTGCAACAACTTCACCACGCTTTATTACTATGCGATGAGCACGCCGGGGGCGGTCACCGCCTGTAGCTTCTATTCCGTGATGTATAAGTGCTTACAGGAACCGATGAGCCTGAAACCGCTGAATATTAAGCAACTTGACCAGCGTTCGCTCCAAATCCAAACGCTGGCAGGCAAAGCGCACGCGCCGCAGCAACAGGCTTTCCTTGATTTCATGATGGCGGAGCTGCGTCAGGGGGAGGCGTATTATCTGAGTCAGATCGCGGAAAGCTAA
- a CDS encoding M20 family metallopeptidase, which produces MTSADLIRIACERFDRGEFKQTLARRIAHASESQKAGNHPALNGYLTDEIQPALQAMGFSVRLIASPDERHPPFLLAERIEDPSLPTVLSYGHGDVVFGDEENWRDGLKPWELVEEGDHWYGRGSADNKGQHSINLMALEQVFQARGQRLGFNCKLLFEMGEEIGSPGLAELCQQHKQALAADIFIASDGPRLNAERPTLFLGSRGCINFRLRIQARDQAYHSGNWGGLLSNPGTQLANAVASLVDGQGRMKIDALLPPRLTPALREILSTIDPAGSEGDPAIDENWGEDGLTPAERLFGWNTLEVLSFITGNPNKPVNAIPADATAICQLRFVVGTDWQHLAQHVRQHLDQHGFTQVDVEVLNISPATRFNPEDPLVNWTLALIQHISGKQPALLPNLGGSLPNDVFADILGLPTLWIPHSYPACGQHAVNEHLLKSVAREGLAIMTGLFWELGEQGSPLLTQQQ; this is translated from the coding sequence ATGACCAGCGCAGACCTTATTCGTATCGCCTGTGAACGTTTCGATCGCGGAGAATTTAAACAGACGCTGGCTCGGCGTATTGCCCACGCCAGCGAGAGCCAGAAAGCCGGTAACCATCCCGCGCTGAACGGCTATCTGACCGACGAAATCCAGCCCGCCTTGCAGGCGATGGGATTCAGCGTAAGGCTGATTGCCTCGCCAGATGAACGCCATCCCCCTTTTCTGCTGGCCGAACGCATTGAAGATCCCAGCCTGCCGACCGTGCTATCTTACGGCCACGGCGACGTGGTTTTTGGTGATGAAGAAAACTGGCGCGATGGGCTCAAACCCTGGGAATTGGTGGAAGAAGGCGACCACTGGTACGGACGCGGCAGCGCCGATAACAAAGGTCAGCACAGTATTAATCTGATGGCGCTGGAGCAGGTATTTCAGGCTCGTGGGCAGCGTTTAGGGTTCAACTGCAAACTGCTGTTCGAGATGGGGGAAGAAATTGGCTCACCGGGGCTGGCCGAACTGTGCCAACAGCACAAGCAGGCGCTGGCGGCCGATATCTTTATCGCCTCCGACGGGCCGCGTCTTAATGCAGAACGCCCGACGCTGTTCCTCGGCTCTCGCGGCTGCATCAATTTCCGTTTGCGCATCCAGGCACGCGATCAGGCATACCACTCTGGCAACTGGGGCGGATTGCTGAGCAATCCGGGCACTCAGTTGGCGAACGCCGTAGCAAGTCTGGTTGATGGACAAGGACGGATGAAAATCGACGCCCTGCTGCCACCTCGGCTAACACCGGCGCTGCGCGAAATCCTCAGCACAATCGACCCCGCCGGCAGCGAGGGCGATCCAGCGATTGATGAAAACTGGGGCGAAGACGGTCTCACGCCTGCCGAACGGCTATTTGGCTGGAACACGCTGGAAGTACTGTCGTTTATTACCGGTAACCCAAACAAGCCGGTGAATGCGATTCCCGCCGACGCCACGGCGATTTGCCAACTGCGCTTTGTGGTCGGCACCGACTGGCAGCATCTGGCGCAACATGTGCGTCAACATCTCGACCAGCACGGCTTTACGCAGGTGGACGTTGAGGTGCTTAACATCTCTCCGGCGACGCGCTTTAACCCTGAAGATCCGCTGGTGAACTGGACGCTGGCACTGATACAACATATCAGCGGCAAACAGCCCGCGCTGTTACCGAATTTGGGCGGATCGCTGCCCAATGACGTTTTTGCCGATATCCTCGGCCTGCCGACGCTGTGGATCCCCCACTCCTATCCGGCATGCGGTCAGCACGCGGTCAACGAACACCTGCTGAAATCCGTCGCCCGCGAAGGGTTAGCGATCATGACCGGCCTGTTTTGGGAACTGGGGGAGCAAGGCAGCCCGCTGTTGACACAGCAACAGTAA
- a CDS encoding Bor/Iss family lipoprotein encodes MKKILSTAVLALVLTGCAQQTFTVKNESVATPKQVTTHHFFVSGIGQKKTIDAAAVCGGSDKVVRTETQQTFVNGLLGLVTFGIYTPREARVYCSL; translated from the coding sequence ATGAAAAAAATACTTTCTACAGCCGTATTGGCGCTGGTACTGACGGGATGTGCTCAACAAACCTTTACAGTAAAGAATGAGTCTGTTGCAACACCTAAACAGGTGACAACGCATCACTTCTTCGTTTCTGGTATTGGTCAGAAGAAAACGATTGATGCTGCGGCTGTATGTGGTGGTTCTGATAAAGTTGTTCGCACCGAAACACAGCAGACCTTTGTTAACGGCCTGCTTGGGCTGGTAACGTTCGGGATTTATACACCTAGAGAAGCCCGCGTTTATTGCTCACTCTAA
- a CDS encoding MetQ/NlpA family ABC transporter substrate-binding protein: MRLKKLIPLMLALGISQAYAADSGKEITIGVSPGPYGDMVTKAIKPEMVKKGYEVKVREFSDYIQPNLALSNKSIDANLFQNRRYLDRFSADKGLKLAEVITVPTASMGFYSNKVRSLDELKAGDIVTLPNDPSNLARSLDFLQKYGLIKINPDITPTKASLRDITENPKGLVFKPLEAAQLPRALGGVTGSLINANFAISAGLNLSDAIQLDVLPEDLKNMIVVRAEDADKPFAQDLKAAVQSPEFAAFFEDKNSMFHAFQKPEWMKK; the protein is encoded by the coding sequence ATGCGATTGAAAAAACTCATTCCACTCATGCTGGCATTGGGCATCTCTCAGGCTTACGCAGCAGATTCAGGCAAAGAAATCACCATCGGCGTCTCGCCGGGGCCGTATGGCGATATGGTCACGAAAGCGATTAAGCCGGAAATGGTGAAAAAAGGCTACGAGGTAAAAGTGCGCGAATTCAGCGACTACATCCAGCCGAATCTGGCGCTGTCGAACAAGAGTATCGACGCCAACCTGTTCCAAAACCGCCGCTATCTTGATCGTTTCAGCGCGGATAAAGGGTTGAAACTGGCAGAAGTGATCACCGTGCCGACGGCCAGCATGGGCTTTTACTCCAATAAAGTGCGCTCGTTGGATGAGCTGAAAGCGGGCGATATCGTGACGCTGCCAAACGATCCGTCAAACCTGGCACGTTCGCTGGATTTCCTGCAAAAATACGGCCTGATCAAGATCAATCCAGACATTACGCCGACCAAAGCCTCGCTGCGTGATATCACGGAAAATCCGAAAGGGCTGGTGTTTAAACCGCTGGAAGCGGCGCAGCTGCCGCGTGCTTTGGGCGGCGTAACTGGCTCGCTGATTAACGCCAACTTCGCGATTTCTGCTGGCCTGAACCTGTCTGACGCGATTCAACTGGATGTGCTGCCGGAAGACCTGAAAAACATGATCGTTGTGCGTGCGGAAGATGCCGACAAACCATTTGCTCAAGATCTGAAAGCCGCCGTTCAATCCCCGGAATTCGCAGCGTTCTTTGAGGATAAAAACTCAATGTTCCACGCGTTCCAAAAGCCGGAGTGGATGAAGAAGTAA
- the menC gene encoding o-succinylbenzoate synthase, with product MKIDKIVLRKMKMALKTPFTTSFATQTEKHFSIAEVHAGGQIGYGDCSAISLPFYNEETNVTAWHIMRDFLIPMIKQVGDIEHPSQVRDIFAPVKRNNCAKAAIEGGIWDAYAKIKGVPLHQLLGGVRNNVEAGVSIGIQETPDKLVSVVDNFLNEGYKRIKIKIKPGKDYDYILALRQAFGDITLMVDANSAYTLDDIDFFKRIDQFNLLMIEQPLAHDDIIDHRKLQAAVNTPICLDESIASVEDARKAIELGSAKIINIKVARVGGITETKLIHDYCQAHNIPVWCGGMLDTAVGKAHNIAVSTLPNFIYAHDIPPSSRYWHEDFMLPFVELDKDSCVAVPNKPGIGFEINPELYDKYCYGQETFLF from the coding sequence ATGAAAATAGACAAAATTGTATTAAGAAAAATGAAAATGGCGCTGAAAACGCCATTTACGACCAGCTTTGCGACGCAGACGGAGAAGCATTTCTCCATCGCGGAAGTACACGCGGGCGGACAAATTGGTTACGGCGATTGCTCGGCAATTTCGCTGCCATTTTATAACGAAGAAACCAACGTCACCGCCTGGCATATTATGCGTGACTTCCTGATCCCGATGATTAAGCAGGTCGGAGATATAGAGCATCCTTCTCAGGTGCGCGATATTTTCGCCCCGGTAAAGCGTAATAACTGCGCTAAAGCGGCAATCGAAGGCGGTATTTGGGATGCTTACGCGAAGATAAAAGGCGTACCGCTGCATCAATTATTGGGCGGCGTGCGGAATAACGTCGAAGCGGGTGTGAGTATTGGTATTCAGGAAACGCCCGATAAATTAGTCAGTGTGGTCGATAATTTTCTGAATGAAGGCTACAAGCGCATCAAAATAAAGATCAAGCCGGGAAAAGATTACGACTATATTCTGGCGCTGCGTCAGGCATTTGGTGATATCACACTGATGGTGGATGCCAATTCAGCCTACACGCTGGACGATATCGATTTCTTTAAGCGCATTGATCAATTCAATCTGCTGATGATTGAACAGCCGCTGGCGCACGACGATATTATCGATCACCGTAAACTTCAGGCGGCGGTGAATACACCTATCTGTCTGGATGAAAGCATTGCGTCGGTAGAGGATGCGCGTAAGGCGATCGAACTGGGCAGCGCCAAAATCATCAATATTAAAGTCGCGCGCGTGGGCGGCATTACCGAAACCAAGCTGATTCATGACTACTGTCAGGCGCACAATATTCCGGTGTGGTGCGGCGGTATGCTGGATACGGCGGTCGGTAAAGCACACAACATCGCGGTATCCACGCTGCCGAACTTTATCTACGCGCACGATATCCCGCCATCTTCCCGCTATTGGCATGAAGACTTCATGCTGCCGTTTGTCGAATTAGACAAAGACAGCTGCGTCGCCGTGCCAAATAAACCGGGAATTGGCTTCGAAATTAACCCTGAGCTATACGACAAATATTGCTACGGGCAGGAAACCTTTTTGTTTTAA
- a CDS encoding methionine ABC transporter permease: MTELIGELIFAFGETFTMVCISTLCAVIFGLPLGIAIYVTDRHLFWQNRFVYLVSTILVNIIRSIPFVILLVLLLPLTQLLLGNTIGPVAAAVPMSVAAIAFYARLVDSALREVDPGIVEAAEAFGASPTRIIATVLLPEALAGLLRGLTITLVSLIGYSAMAGIVGGGGVGDLAIRFGYYRYETEVMVVTVIALVVLVQLVQTLGDMLSRRANKRERR, translated from the coding sequence ATGACTGAGTTAATCGGTGAATTAATCTTCGCCTTCGGTGAAACCTTCACGATGGTGTGTATTTCAACGCTCTGTGCGGTGATATTCGGCCTGCCGCTAGGTATCGCGATTTATGTGACCGATCGTCATTTATTCTGGCAGAACCGTTTTGTCTATCTGGTCTCGACCATTCTGGTGAATATCATCCGCTCGATCCCGTTTGTGATCCTGCTGGTGCTGCTGTTGCCATTAACACAGCTGCTGCTGGGGAACACAATTGGGCCAGTTGCGGCGGCGGTGCCGATGTCCGTCGCAGCGATTGCCTTTTATGCGCGTCTGGTGGATTCCGCGCTGCGTGAAGTCGATCCGGGTATTGTAGAAGCGGCGGAAGCCTTTGGTGCTAGCCCGACGCGTATCATTGCGACCGTGCTGTTACCGGAAGCGCTGGCTGGATTATTACGCGGCCTGACGATCACGCTGGTCAGCCTGATTGGCTACTCGGCGATGGCCGGGATTGTTGGCGGCGGCGGTGTCGGCGATCTGGCGATTCGCTTCGGCTATTACCGTTATGAAACCGAAGTGATGGTGGTGACCGTGATTGCGCTGGTGGTGTTGGTGCAGCTCGTGCAAACGCTGGGCGACATGTTATCGCGCCGGGCGAATAAGCGCGAACGCCGCTAA